The following proteins come from a genomic window of Nocardioides albertanoniae:
- a CDS encoding acyl-CoA dehydrogenase codes for MGEETLDAVRSVVAEVLARESDRGDWAAWAKAGLTALPVPEAHGGEGFGLAEIAVLLRETGRHAVRVPAWETLAVGALTLARHGTTEQQAAVLPGVAAGETLLSPAWLEPGRPQAPETSYRDGTVSGRKTGVTYAAESKHLLVTATSAETGVPVVVLVDPGGAGVTLVASSASGQVPQHTVVLDDAPAELLGEGAHEALTEIATAALAVVGSGVLAGARDLSAAYVSGRRQFGRALAEFQAVALQMADVYVTSRTLDLAADNAVAAVADGRSSGTDLAVAAYWASQVAPEAFRTCHHLHGGMGVDVTYPLLAFTTWGTDIAHLLDTPAAAVPVETAESKNHELTDAQRSLKSQVRTYFADLSHQGESGDPGPEGSWDRHGPTYQKLIKRLGDDGWMGVGWPKEYGGHGLGEVEQTIFANEAQYADVHLPAVTLQTVGPTLIRYGTDMQKEMFLNRILAGEVHFAIGYSEAEAGTDLASIRTTARLDGDHYVVNGQKLWTTGGHAADYIWLACRTDPDAPKHKGISILIVDTSDPGFSWTPIITADGSHHVNATYFNDVRVPVEMLVGEENKGWKLITTQLNHERVMLGPAGRIEGLRDRVLRWAETRGVTDSPDVRTLMGETTAVFRVNELLNWAVARAAEAGEIEVADASSSKVFAADQVQHLLADLIALVHRHGDPGEPETKSLLDYLDAQAKRNLVLTFGGGVQEIQRELIAMFGLGMPRVPR; via the coding sequence GCGACTGGGCGGCCTGGGCGAAGGCGGGCCTGACCGCTCTGCCCGTGCCGGAGGCTCACGGCGGTGAGGGCTTCGGCCTGGCCGAGATCGCGGTGCTGCTGCGCGAGACGGGCCGCCATGCGGTGCGGGTGCCGGCGTGGGAGACCCTCGCGGTCGGCGCGCTGACGCTCGCACGGCACGGCACGACCGAGCAGCAGGCGGCGGTCCTGCCCGGCGTGGCGGCCGGCGAGACGCTGCTGAGTCCGGCATGGCTGGAGCCGGGCCGCCCGCAGGCGCCGGAGACCAGCTATCGCGACGGCACGGTCAGCGGACGCAAGACCGGCGTGACGTACGCCGCCGAGAGCAAGCATCTCCTGGTCACCGCGACATCGGCGGAGACCGGGGTCCCGGTCGTGGTGCTCGTCGACCCCGGCGGCGCCGGGGTCACGCTGGTCGCCTCGAGCGCCTCGGGGCAGGTGCCGCAGCACACCGTCGTGCTCGACGACGCCCCGGCCGAGCTCCTCGGCGAGGGGGCCCACGAGGCGCTCACCGAGATCGCGACCGCCGCCCTGGCGGTCGTCGGATCGGGCGTGCTGGCCGGCGCGCGCGACCTGAGCGCGGCGTACGTCTCGGGCCGGAGGCAGTTCGGTCGCGCCCTGGCCGAGTTCCAGGCGGTCGCTCTGCAGATGGCCGACGTCTACGTCACCTCCCGCACGCTCGACCTCGCCGCCGACAACGCGGTCGCCGCGGTCGCCGACGGACGCTCGTCGGGCACCGACCTGGCGGTCGCCGCCTACTGGGCGAGCCAGGTGGCACCCGAGGCGTTCCGCACCTGCCACCATCTGCACGGGGGCATGGGGGTGGATGTGACCTATCCGCTGCTCGCGTTCACCACCTGGGGCACCGACATCGCCCACCTGCTCGACACCCCGGCCGCGGCCGTGCCGGTCGAGACCGCCGAGTCGAAGAACCACGAGCTCACCGACGCGCAGCGGAGTCTGAAGTCGCAGGTCAGGACCTACTTCGCGGATCTCTCTCATCAGGGCGAGTCCGGTGACCCCGGACCTGAGGGCTCCTGGGACCGTCACGGCCCGACCTACCAGAAGCTCATCAAGCGGCTCGGCGACGACGGCTGGATGGGGGTCGGCTGGCCGAAGGAGTACGGCGGTCACGGCCTCGGCGAGGTCGAGCAGACCATCTTCGCCAACGAGGCGCAGTATGCCGACGTGCACCTGCCCGCGGTGACCCTGCAGACGGTCGGCCCCACCCTGATCCGCTACGGCACCGACATGCAGAAGGAGATGTTCCTCAACCGGATCCTCGCGGGCGAGGTGCACTTCGCGATCGGCTACTCCGAGGCCGAGGCCGGCACCGATCTGGCCTCGATCCGCACCACGGCACGCCTCGACGGCGACCACTATGTCGTCAACGGCCAGAAGCTGTGGACCACCGGTGGCCACGCCGCCGACTACATCTGGCTGGCCTGCCGCACCGACCCCGACGCTCCCAAGCACAAGGGCATCTCGATCCTGATCGTCGACACCTCCGACCCGGGCTTCTCCTGGACCCCGATCATCACCGCCGACGGCTCCCACCACGTGAACGCCACCTACTTCAACGACGTGCGGGTGCCGGTCGAGATGCTGGTGGGCGAGGAGAACAAGGGCTGGAAGCTGATCACGACCCAGCTCAACCACGAGCGGGTCATGCTCGGCCCCGCGGGCCGGATCGAAGGCCTGCGCGACCGCGTGCTGCGGTGGGCAGAGACCCGTGGCGTCACCGACAGCCCCGACGTACGCACCCTGATGGGCGAGACCACGGCCGTGTTCCGGGTCAACGAGCTGCTCAACTGGGCGGTCGCGAGGGCGGCCGAGGCCGGCGAGATCGAGGTCGCCGACGCGTCGTCGTCGAAGGTCTTCGCGGCCGACCAGGTGCAGCATCTGCTGGCCGACCTGATCGCGCTCGTGCATCGCCACGGCGACCCCGGCGAGCCCGAGACGAAGAGCCTGCTCGACTATCTCGACGCGCAGGCGAAGCGCAACCTGGTGCTGACCTTCGGCGGCGGCGTCCAGGAGATCCAGCGCGAGCTGATCGCGATGTTCGGCCTCGGGATGCCGCGGGTGCCGCGATGA
- a CDS encoding FAS1-like dehydratase domain-containing protein, with translation MTDLHGLEEATHEKIMAAAEEIEAWGEAAEREARDVVNQPTINNWLEAMGLTSERFHQGEAPPSMAQVWTMYGQGGRHPDRDPLHAMMNVLTEAGFHGVLGTNSEQSYDRYLRVGEQVRVTTALDSVVGPKATGMGVGYFVTSRSTWYVGDERVATMLFRVLKFVPKGKA, from the coding sequence ATGACCGACCTGCACGGCCTCGAGGAGGCCACCCACGAGAAGATCATGGCCGCCGCCGAGGAGATCGAGGCGTGGGGGGAGGCCGCCGAGCGCGAGGCGCGCGACGTGGTCAACCAGCCCACGATCAACAACTGGCTCGAGGCGATGGGCCTGACCTCCGAGCGGTTCCACCAGGGCGAGGCGCCGCCGTCGATGGCCCAGGTGTGGACGATGTACGGCCAGGGAGGTCGTCATCCCGACCGCGACCCGCTGCACGCGATGATGAACGTGCTCACCGAGGCCGGCTTCCACGGTGTGCTGGGCACCAACTCCGAGCAGAGCTACGACCGCTATCTGCGCGTAGGCGAGCAGGTGCGGGTCACCACTGCGCTCGACTCGGTCGTCGGTCCGAAGGCCACCGGTATGGGCGTCGGCTACTTCGTGACGTCGAGGAGCACCTGGTACGTCGGCGACGAGCGCGTCGCGACGATGCTCTTCCGCGTCCTGAAGTTCGTTCCGAAGGGGAAAGCATGA
- a CDS encoding Zn-ribbon domain-containing OB-fold protein codes for MSGPVRPVVGRDNAYFFEGTAEQELRIQSCNACGALRHPPGPACLACDAYDRGHVVARGEGTVYSFTVVHAPKLPGKELPLVVALLDLPEGVRLVAEVSGVPPEGEDALQIGERLVVDWNVIDEELTLPIWRRP; via the coding sequence ATGAGCGGCCCGGTGCGCCCGGTGGTCGGCCGGGACAACGCGTACTTCTTCGAAGGCACCGCCGAGCAGGAGCTCCGGATCCAGAGCTGCAACGCCTGCGGCGCCCTGCGGCACCCGCCGGGTCCGGCGTGCCTGGCCTGCGATGCGTACGACCGCGGCCACGTCGTCGCCAGGGGCGAGGGCACCGTCTACTCGTTCACCGTCGTGCACGCCCCGAAGTTGCCCGGCAAGGAGCTCCCGCTGGTGGTGGCGCTGCTCGACCTGCCCGAGGGCGTACGCCTCGTGGCCGAGGTGAGCGGCGTGCCGCCCGAGGGCGAGGACGCCCTGCAGATCGGCGAGCGGCTCGTCGTGGACTGGAACGTGATCGACGAGGAGCTCACGCTCCCGATCTGGAGGAGGCCATGA
- a CDS encoding MaoC family dehydratase: protein MKMQTGEKIPVWELPITPTLVVSTAIATRDFQDVHHDRDRAQAAGSKDIFMNILTSTALCERYVTDWAGTEVQIKGIAIRLGAPAYPYDTLSFSGEVTEVADGVATIAVTGAVSLGAHVTGTVRIAA, encoded by the coding sequence ATGAAGATGCAGACCGGCGAGAAGATCCCTGTCTGGGAGCTCCCGATCACCCCGACGCTGGTGGTCTCGACTGCGATCGCGACCCGCGACTTCCAGGACGTGCACCACGACCGCGACCGCGCCCAGGCGGCCGGCTCGAAGGACATCTTCATGAACATCCTGACCTCGACGGCGCTGTGCGAGCGCTACGTCACCGACTGGGCCGGGACCGAGGTGCAGATCAAGGGCATCGCGATCCGGCTCGGCGCCCCGGCCTATCCCTACGACACGCTGTCGTTCTCCGGCGAGGTCACCGAGGTGGCCGACGGCGTCGCCACCATCGCTGTCACCGGCGCGGTCTCGCTCGGTGCGCACGTGACCGGAACGGTGAGGATCGCCGCATGA
- a CDS encoding lipid-transfer protein: protein MSLSKKAAIVGIGATEFSKESGRSELQLSIEATRAALKDAGLTPADVDGLTTFTMDTSSEIALARELGLGDLRFFSRINYGGGAACATIQQAAMAVATGVADVVVAYRGFNERSGQRFGQVQPWAAQQVNTNGIDNSWTYPLGLSTPAATVAMQARRYMHDYGVTSADFGAVAVADRRHAATNPAAFFYQKPITLADHQASRMIADPLHLLDCCQESDGAVAIVVTSPERARDLAQSPVAVAAAAQGSAADQYVMTSYYRDEIGIPEMGVVAKDLWRQSGLTPADIDTAVLYDHFTPYVLMQLEELGFCGRGEAKDFVRDGAIELGGRLPINTHGGQLGEAYLHGMNGIAEGVRQVRGTSVNHVDGAARVLVTAGTGVPTSGLVLTSG, encoded by the coding sequence ATGAGCCTGAGCAAGAAGGCCGCGATCGTCGGGATCGGCGCCACCGAGTTCTCCAAGGAATCCGGGCGATCCGAGCTCCAGCTGAGCATCGAGGCGACCCGGGCCGCCCTGAAAGACGCCGGTCTCACCCCCGCAGACGTCGACGGGCTCACCACGTTCACCATGGACACCAGCTCCGAGATCGCGCTGGCCCGCGAGCTGGGCCTCGGCGACCTGAGGTTCTTCTCCCGGATCAACTACGGCGGCGGCGCGGCGTGCGCGACGATCCAGCAGGCCGCGATGGCGGTCGCCACCGGTGTCGCGGACGTCGTCGTCGCCTACCGTGGCTTCAACGAGCGCTCCGGGCAGCGGTTCGGGCAGGTGCAGCCCTGGGCCGCCCAGCAGGTCAACACCAACGGCATCGACAACTCCTGGACCTACCCGCTCGGCCTCTCGACGCCGGCGGCGACCGTGGCGATGCAGGCGCGCCGCTATATGCACGACTACGGCGTGACCAGCGCCGATTTCGGTGCTGTCGCCGTCGCCGACCGGCGCCACGCCGCGACCAACCCCGCGGCGTTCTTCTATCAGAAGCCGATCACGCTCGCGGACCACCAGGCCTCGAGGATGATCGCCGACCCGCTGCACCTGCTCGACTGCTGCCAGGAGTCCGACGGCGCCGTCGCGATCGTCGTCACCAGCCCCGAGCGAGCCCGCGACCTGGCCCAGTCGCCGGTCGCCGTCGCCGCAGCCGCCCAGGGCAGCGCCGCCGACCAGTACGTGATGACCTCCTACTACCGCGACGAGATCGGCATCCCGGAGATGGGTGTCGTGGCCAAGGATCTCTGGCGCCAGTCCGGCCTCACCCCGGCCGACATCGACACCGCCGTCCTCTACGACCACTTCACCCCCTATGTGCTCATGCAGCTCGAGGAGCTCGGCTTCTGCGGCAGGGGAGAGGCGAAGGACTTCGTACGCGACGGCGCCATCGAGCTCGGTGGCCGGCTGCCGATCAACACCCACGGCGGTCAGCTCGGCGAGGCGTACCTGCACGGCATGAACGGCATCGCCGAGGGCGTACGCCAGGTGCGCGGCACCTCGGTCAACCACGTCGACGGGGCCGCGCGGGTGCTCGTCACCGCCGGCACCGGCGTCCCGACGAGCGGGTTGGTGCTCACGTCCGGATAG
- a CDS encoding alpha-amylase: MARHFIGRRAMAAALALSAGAAAALTTPAQAQAAPPGEKDVTAVMFEWSFASVATACTDSLGPAGYGYVQVSPPQEHIQGSQWWTSYQPVSYKIAGRLGDRNAFASMVETCHGAGVKVVADTVINHMSAGSGTGTGGSSYTKYDYPGLYSAADMDSCTATISNYQDRANVQECELVGLADLDTGEDYVRGKIAGYMNDLLSLGVDGFRIDAAKHMAAADLADIKSRLSDPNVYWKQEAIFGAGEAVSPTEYVGTGDVQEFRYGRDLKRVFNDENLAYLNNFGEGWGHMASDDAAVFVDNHDTERGGDTLSYKDGAAYTLANVFMLAWPYGSPDINSGYEWSDKDAGPPSSGAVSACYSDGWKCQHAWPEISSMVALRNTARGEAVTDWWDNGADQIAFGRGDKAYVVINHESSALSRTFETSLPGGDYCDVQSGNPVTVNDSGQFTATLGPDAALALHVGATTCG; encoded by the coding sequence ATGGCCAGACATTTCATCGGGAGAAGGGCCATGGCGGCGGCGCTTGCCCTCTCGGCCGGAGCCGCCGCCGCGCTCACGACCCCAGCCCAGGCGCAAGCCGCGCCGCCGGGGGAGAAGGACGTCACCGCGGTGATGTTCGAATGGAGCTTCGCCTCGGTGGCAACGGCCTGCACCGACTCCCTCGGGCCGGCCGGTTACGGCTACGTCCAGGTCTCCCCGCCCCAGGAGCACATCCAGGGATCTCAGTGGTGGACGTCCTACCAGCCCGTCAGCTACAAGATCGCGGGCAGGCTCGGTGACCGCAACGCCTTCGCGAGCATGGTCGAGACCTGTCACGGCGCAGGGGTGAAGGTCGTCGCCGACACCGTCATCAACCACATGTCGGCGGGGTCGGGCACCGGCACCGGCGGGTCCTCCTACACCAAGTACGACTACCCCGGCCTCTACTCCGCCGCCGACATGGACAGCTGCACGGCCACGATCAGCAACTACCAGGACCGCGCAAACGTCCAGGAGTGCGAGCTGGTCGGGCTCGCGGATCTCGACACCGGTGAGGACTACGTACGCGGCAAGATCGCCGGCTACATGAACGACCTGCTCTCGCTCGGGGTCGACGGGTTCCGCATCGACGCCGCCAAGCACATGGCGGCCGCAGACCTCGCCGACATCAAGTCGCGACTGAGCGACCCGAACGTCTACTGGAAGCAGGAGGCGATCTTCGGCGCCGGTGAGGCGGTCTCCCCGACCGAGTACGTCGGCACCGGCGACGTCCAGGAGTTCCGCTACGGCCGCGACCTCAAGCGGGTCTTCAACGACGAGAACCTCGCCTACCTGAACAACTTCGGCGAGGGCTGGGGTCACATGGCCTCAGACGATGCGGCGGTCTTCGTCGACAACCACGACACCGAGCGCGGCGGCGACACCCTCAGCTACAAGGACGGCGCCGCCTACACCCTGGCCAACGTCTTCATGCTGGCCTGGCCCTACGGATCGCCCGACATCAACTCCGGCTACGAGTGGAGCGACAAGGATGCCGGCCCGCCCAGCTCCGGCGCGGTCAGCGCCTGCTACTCCGACGGCTGGAAGTGTCAGCACGCCTGGCCCGAGATCTCCTCGATGGTCGCTCTCCGCAACACCGCACGCGGCGAGGCCGTCACCGACTGGTGGGACAACGGCGCCGACCAGATCGCGTTCGGCCGCGGCGACAAGGCCTACGTCGTGATCAACCACGAGTCCTCCGCACTGAGCCGTACGTTCGAGACGTCCCTGCCGGGCGGCGACTACTGCGACGTGCAGAGTGGCAACCCGGTCACCGTGAACGACTCCGGACAGTTCACCGCCACCCTCGGACCCGACGCGGCGCTCGCCCTGCACGTGGGCGCCACGACCTGCGGCTGA